Proteins encoded together in one Kitasatospora albolonga window:
- a CDS encoding glycosyl hydrolase, producing the protein MTDVLLTVGTRKGLFIGRRHEGNWKIEGPHFNAQAIYSVAVDTRGDTPRLLAGGDSAHWGPSVFHSDDLGETWVEPQRPAVRFPEFTGASLERVWQLQPAGPEAPDVVYAGTEPAALFRSEDRGESFELVRPLWEHPTRSRWEPGGGGEGLHTILTDRRDARAVTVAVSTAGVFRTKDGGESWAPANKGVSAVFLPDPDPEFGQCVHKVTRDAADPDRLYLQNHWGVFRSDDGGDSWSDIGAGLPSDFGFAAVAHPHRGDTAYVFPINADADRVPAEHRCRVFRTRDAGRTWEPLTVGLPAGAHYGTVLRDALCTDDADPAGIYFGNRNGELYASADDGDSWQQLASHLPDVLCVRAVALG; encoded by the coding sequence ATGACCGACGTACTGCTCACCGTGGGCACCCGCAAAGGTCTCTTCATCGGCCGCAGGCACGAGGGGAACTGGAAGATCGAGGGGCCGCACTTCAACGCGCAGGCGATCTATTCGGTCGCCGTCGACACCCGTGGGGATACTCCCCGGCTGCTGGCGGGCGGTGACAGCGCGCACTGGGGGCCGTCCGTCTTCCACTCCGACGACCTGGGCGAGACCTGGGTCGAGCCGCAGCGGCCGGCGGTGAGGTTCCCCGAGTTCACCGGGGCCTCGCTGGAGCGGGTCTGGCAGTTGCAGCCGGCCGGCCCCGAGGCGCCGGACGTGGTCTACGCGGGCACCGAGCCGGCCGCCCTGTTCCGCTCCGAGGACCGGGGCGAGTCCTTCGAGCTGGTCCGCCCGCTCTGGGAGCACCCGACGCGGTCCCGGTGGGAGCCGGGCGGCGGCGGGGAGGGCCTGCACACCATCCTCACCGACCGCCGGGACGCCCGTGCGGTGACGGTCGCGGTCTCGACGGCGGGCGTGTTCCGGACGAAGGACGGCGGGGAGAGCTGGGCCCCGGCGAACAAGGGCGTCTCGGCGGTGTTCCTGCCCGACCCGGACCCGGAGTTCGGGCAGTGCGTGCACAAGGTCACCCGGGACGCGGCCGACCCCGACCGGCTCTACCTCCAGAACCACTGGGGCGTCTTCCGCAGCGACGACGGGGGCGACAGCTGGAGCGACATCGGCGCGGGCCTGCCCTCCGACTTCGGGTTCGCCGCCGTCGCCCACCCGCACCGGGGCGACACGGCGTACGTCTTCCCGATCAACGCCGACGCCGACCGGGTCCCGGCGGAGCACCGCTGCCGGGTCTTCCGCACCCGCGACGCGGGGCGCACCTGGGAGCCGCTGACCGTGGGCCTGCCGGCCGGGGCGCACTACGGCACGGTGCTGCGCGACGCGCTCTGCACGGACGACGCCGACCCCGCCGGGATCTACTTCGGCAACCGCAACGGCGAGCTGTACGCGAGCGCGGACGACGGCGACAGCTGGCAGCAGCTCGCCTCGCACCTGCCGGACGTGCTCTGCGTACGGGCGGTGGCCCTCGGCTGA
- a CDS encoding ATPase has protein sequence MTDGPPESSPLAPGAYVLGVDSGGSGLRVALGRADAEGPLFTTVCAEPVRTGAGGIDAAHLLEQLLPAAAELLGRAARDDADAMDNAPATVVALAVGAAGMATLGERLRAELPGALARALGVRRLALAADAVTAYAGAVGQRPGAVVAGGTGMIALGTDLTEWHRADGWGHLLGDSGSGAWIGRAGLEAAMRAHDGRRGGSPALLARLHAVFGPAEGLPGLLYPRPDRPAVLASFAPEVAACAGADEVAADILRKAATHIAEAAAAVCPGAGSEAGHRTGHGTGETYEVALTGGLFRMGEPLLGPLREELARLVPQARTTTGTGDPLTGALRIARALAVDGLRLPHHPTMLFVETGDGPSAEVGARVRTGEPEPGGVPPEGPGKGPANRATDADTSPVGHSSDISG, from the coding sequence GTGACGGACGGCCCGCCGGAGTCCTCCCCGCTCGCCCCGGGCGCGTATGTCCTCGGGGTCGACTCCGGCGGGTCGGGGCTGCGCGTGGCGCTCGGCCGGGCGGACGCGGAGGGCCCGCTGTTCACGACCGTCTGCGCCGAGCCGGTGCGGACGGGGGCCGGGGGCATCGACGCGGCCCATCTGCTGGAACAACTGCTCCCCGCGGCGGCGGAGTTGCTGGGCCGGGCGGCCCGGGACGACGCCGACGCCATGGACAACGCCCCTGCGACGGTCGTCGCGTTGGCGGTCGGGGCCGCCGGAATGGCCACGCTCGGCGAGCGGTTGCGGGCGGAGCTGCCCGGTGCGCTCGCCCGGGCGCTGGGCGTCCGCAGGCTGGCGCTGGCCGCCGACGCGGTGACAGCGTACGCGGGCGCGGTGGGACAGCGCCCCGGGGCGGTCGTCGCGGGCGGCACGGGCATGATCGCCCTCGGTACGGACCTCACGGAGTGGCACCGGGCCGACGGCTGGGGTCATCTTCTGGGTGACAGTGGCAGCGGGGCGTGGATCGGCCGGGCGGGGCTCGAAGCGGCGATGCGCGCCCATGACGGGAGGCGCGGCGGCTCCCCCGCCCTGCTGGCCCGGCTGCATGCCGTGTTCGGTCCCGCCGAGGGGCTGCCGGGGCTGCTCTACCCGCGTCCGGACCGCCCGGCCGTTCTCGCCTCGTTCGCCCCGGAGGTGGCGGCGTGCGCCGGAGCGGACGAGGTCGCGGCGGACATCCTGCGGAAGGCCGCGACGCATATCGCCGAGGCTGCGGCGGCCGTCTGCCCCGGGGCCGGGTCCGAGGCCGGTCACAGGACCGGGCACGGGACCGGCGAGACGTATGAAGTGGCCCTGACCGGTGGGCTGTTCCGGATGGGCGAGCCCCTGCTCGGGCCCCTGCGCGAGGAGCTGGCGCGGCTGGTTCCGCAGGCCCGGACGACCACCGGCACGGGCGATCCGCTGACCGGCGCACTACGGATCGCGCGTGCCCTGGCCGTGGACGGACTGCGGCTCCCGCACCACCCGACGATGCTGTTCGTGGAGACCGGGGACGGGCCCTCCGCAGAGGTGGGAGCGAGGGTGCGGACCGGAGAGCCGGAGCCCGGCGGCGTACCGCCGGAAGGGCCAGGGAAAGGGCCTGCAAACAGGGCGACAGACGCGGACACTTCACCGGTAGGCCACTCATCGGACATAAGCGGATAG
- a CDS encoding GNAT family N-acetyltransferase — protein MLRTDRLLLTPYTPADEEEFVALFQDVSVSRWMGDGPSTEAEDRALFGRLFTRVYAGHRFEVWAVRAGGELVGHAEIKPTEASGGYEIIYALAPGAWGRGLGTELALALVGHGFDTLGLPEVHATVAAENAASLAVLGRIGFEHVRDIQEDDGSTTRLLTCTRASGADARAARARAARAAQVSRGAGKPSRG, from the coding sequence CTGCTGCGCACCGACCGCCTCCTGCTCACCCCGTACACACCCGCCGACGAGGAGGAGTTCGTCGCCCTCTTCCAGGACGTCTCGGTCTCCCGGTGGATGGGCGACGGGCCTTCCACGGAGGCCGAGGACCGGGCGCTCTTCGGCCGGCTCTTCACCCGGGTCTACGCCGGGCACCGCTTCGAGGTCTGGGCGGTCAGGGCCGGTGGCGAACTGGTGGGGCACGCCGAGATCAAGCCGACCGAGGCGTCCGGCGGGTACGAGATCATCTACGCGCTCGCCCCCGGGGCCTGGGGCCGGGGCCTCGGTACGGAGCTGGCGCTCGCTCTCGTCGGGCACGGCTTCGACACCCTCGGGCTGCCGGAGGTGCACGCGACCGTGGCCGCCGAGAACGCCGCCTCGCTGGCCGTGCTGGGCCGGATCGGCTTCGAGCACGTCAGGGACATCCAGGAGGACGACGGGAGCACCACGCGGCTGCTGACCTGCACCCGTGCGTCCGGGGCGGACGCACGGGCAGCACGGGCCCGGGCCGCACGGGCCGCTCAGGTCTCCCGAGGGGCCGGGAAGCCGTCGCGGGGGTGA
- a CDS encoding NADP oxidoreductase, which yields MLRVAVVGSGPSGVYTAQALLNQSLVPEVRVHVLDRLPTPYGLVRYGVAPDHEKIKSLQNSLRAVLEDERVTFVGHVQIGGPDGVPPARLAELYHAVVYCVGAAADRPLAVPGEDLPGSWSATRFVSWYSAHPDTAPDGFALEARSAVVIGVGNVAVDVARILARGADELRATDVPRAALGALAGSRVREVLVAGRRSPSQARFTTKELRELGALPGARITVDPAELALDPAYAAPDGLPLPAVVRRNLEVLRGWSAYGEPAVPDAVRRIRLRFFLRPVELLERGGRVAGVRFARTAPDGAGGVRDTGAYEDVEAQLVLRAIGYRGVELPGLPFDPVRGTVPHEAGRVLRDGAPSPGEYVAGWIKRGPTGVIGSNRSCAKETVASLLEDAPLLARRAAADDPLAVLRAWGLRPVEWDGWLSIERAEAELGRSLGRGPVKIPDWRGLLAAARGEEG from the coding sequence GTGCTCCGTGTCGCCGTCGTCGGTTCCGGTCCCAGCGGGGTCTACACCGCCCAGGCCCTGCTGAACCAGTCGCTGGTGCCCGAGGTCCGGGTGCACGTCCTGGACCGGCTGCCGACCCCGTACGGCCTCGTGCGGTACGGGGTCGCGCCCGACCACGAGAAGATCAAGTCGCTCCAGAACAGCCTGCGGGCGGTCCTGGAGGACGAGCGGGTCACCTTCGTGGGCCATGTGCAGATCGGCGGGCCGGACGGCGTCCCCCCGGCCCGGCTGGCGGAGCTGTACCACGCGGTCGTCTACTGCGTCGGGGCCGCCGCCGACCGCCCGCTGGCGGTGCCCGGGGAGGATCTGCCGGGGAGCTGGTCCGCCACCCGGTTCGTCTCCTGGTACAGCGCGCATCCGGACACCGCCCCCGACGGCTTCGCGCTGGAGGCCCGCTCGGCCGTGGTGATCGGGGTCGGCAACGTGGCGGTCGACGTGGCCCGCATCCTGGCGCGCGGCGCCGACGAGCTGCGCGCCACCGATGTGCCGAGGGCCGCGCTCGGCGCGCTGGCCGGGAGCCGGGTGCGCGAGGTGCTGGTGGCGGGGCGGCGCAGCCCCTCCCAGGCCCGGTTCACCACCAAGGAGCTGCGGGAGCTGGGGGCGCTGCCCGGGGCGCGGATCACCGTCGACCCGGCGGAGCTGGCCCTGGACCCGGCGTACGCGGCCCCGGACGGGCTGCCGCTGCCTGCGGTGGTGCGGCGGAACCTGGAGGTGCTGCGGGGCTGGTCGGCGTACGGGGAGCCCGCCGTTCCCGATGCCGTACGCCGTATCCGGCTGCGGTTCTTCCTGCGGCCGGTCGAGCTGCTGGAGCGCGGCGGCCGGGTGGCGGGGGTGCGGTTCGCCCGGACGGCTCCGGACGGTGCCGGGGGCGTACGGGACACGGGCGCGTACGAGGACGTCGAGGCCCAGCTCGTGCTGCGGGCCATCGGCTACCGGGGCGTGGAGCTGCCCGGCCTGCCCTTCGACCCGGTGCGCGGGACGGTCCCGCACGAGGCGGGGCGGGTCCTGCGGGACGGGGCGCCCTCGCCCGGTGAGTACGTGGCGGGGTGGATCAAGCGGGGACCGACCGGGGTGATCGGTTCGAACCGGTCCTGCGCCAAGGAGACGGTCGCCTCGCTGCTCGAGGACGCGCCCCTGCTCGCCCGGCGGGCGGCGGCGGACGACCCGCTGGCGGTGCTGCGGGCCTGGGGGCTGCGGCCGGTGGAGTGGGACGGCTGGCTGTCGATCGAGCGCGCGGAGGCGGAGCTGGGGCGCTCCCTGGGGCGGGGGCCGGTGAAGATCCCCGACTGGCGGGGACTGCTGGCGGCGGCGCGGGGCGAGGAGGGGTGA
- a CDS encoding SAM-dependent methyltransferase, whose protein sequence is MFTEQGPTLRELAVQALSSTERGYDLLAPKFDHTPYRTPDRVLDSVTRALEPLGPFGTGLDVCCGTGAGVGVLRQVCRDRVTGVDFSAGMLHQARAALPPRDGGPVVDWVRADALALPFAPAFDLALSIGAFGHFLPADRFGLFAEVYGSLRPGGRFVFPIGAPPAVGSRAYWSLLGFDAAMRVRNAVWRPKFIMYYRTFRLSEVLDDLTDAGFSVRLMALTDLGQRPDGSPRARLVVATRE, encoded by the coding sequence ATGTTTACCGAACAGGGCCCCACCCTCCGTGAACTGGCCGTCCAGGCGCTCTCGTCGACCGAGCGCGGATACGACCTCCTCGCCCCGAAGTTCGACCACACGCCCTACCGGACCCCGGACCGTGTGCTCGACAGCGTCACCCGCGCACTGGAGCCGCTCGGCCCCTTCGGCACCGGCCTCGACGTCTGCTGCGGGACCGGCGCGGGCGTGGGCGTGCTGCGGCAGGTGTGCCGGGACCGGGTGACCGGCGTCGACTTCAGCGCGGGCATGCTCCACCAGGCCCGAGCGGCGCTGCCGCCCCGGGACGGCGGGCCGGTGGTCGACTGGGTACGGGCCGACGCCCTGGCGCTCCCGTTCGCCCCGGCCTTCGATCTGGCCCTGAGCATCGGCGCGTTCGGCCACTTCCTGCCCGCCGACCGCTTCGGCCTCTTTGCCGAGGTGTACGGGTCCCTCCGGCCGGGCGGCCGGTTCGTCTTCCCGATCGGTGCCCCGCCCGCCGTGGGGTCGCGCGCCTACTGGTCGCTGCTCGGCTTCGACGCGGCGATGCGGGTGCGGAACGCCGTGTGGCGCCCGAAGTTCATCATGTACTACCGCACGTTCCGGCTCTCCGAGGTGCTCGACGACCTCACCGACGCCGGATTCTCCGTGCGGCTGATGGCCCTGACCGACCTGGGACAGCGCCCCGACGGCTCCCCGCGCGCCCGGCTCGTGGTGGCTACCCGGGAGTGA
- a CDS encoding uracil-DNA glycosylase has protein sequence MAARPLKEVIEPGWADALEPVAERIAAMGDFLRAEIAAGRTYLPSGAHVLRAFQQPFEEVRVLVVGQDPYPTPGHAIGLSFAVAPDVRPLPGSLENIFRELNADLGLPRPSNGDLTPWTRQGVLLLNRALTTAPRRPAAHRGKGWEEVTEQAIKALVARGTPLVSVLWGRDARNLRPQLGNFPAIESAHPSPMSADRGFFGSRPFSRVNELLERQGAQPVDWRLP, from the coding sequence GTGGCAGCACGACCGTTGAAAGAAGTCATTGAGCCGGGGTGGGCCGATGCCCTCGAACCCGTGGCCGAACGCATCGCCGCGATGGGCGACTTCCTCCGTGCGGAGATCGCCGCGGGGCGTACGTATCTGCCCTCCGGGGCCCATGTACTGCGGGCGTTCCAGCAGCCGTTCGAGGAGGTGCGGGTGCTCGTCGTCGGGCAGGACCCGTATCCCACCCCCGGGCACGCGATCGGGCTGAGCTTCGCCGTGGCCCCCGATGTCCGGCCGCTGCCGGGCAGTCTGGAGAACATCTTCCGGGAGCTGAACGCGGACCTCGGCCTGCCCCGCCCGTCCAACGGCGATCTCACGCCGTGGACCAGGCAGGGAGTGCTGCTGCTCAACAGAGCGCTGACCACCGCGCCGAGGCGGCCCGCCGCCCACCGGGGCAAGGGCTGGGAAGAGGTGACCGAGCAGGCGATCAAGGCGCTGGTGGCCCGGGGCACCCCGCTGGTGTCGGTCCTGTGGGGGCGCGACGCCCGCAATCTCCGCCCGCAGCTGGGCAATTTCCCGGCGATCGAGTCCGCGCACCCCTCGCCCATGTCGGCCGACCGCGGGTTCTTCGGCTCGCGGCCGTTCAGCCGCGTCAACGAACTGCTGGAGCGCCAGGGGGCGCAGCCGGTGGACTGGCGCCTGCCGTGA